The Rosa rugosa chromosome 3, drRosRugo1.1, whole genome shotgun sequence sequence ggaccCAAATATAGGTCCCCATTGCTGATGCTCTAAGACTTTGTATTACTAGATTAATTGATACTAAGCATATTTTAGCTTTCATTGGAATTAGGAGCTTGTTTGCAACATACATGCTAGAgatgtaaagaaaaaaaaagttgaggCTTCTCAAAGAACGGATTATGGATATAATAAGACTACAGTTGTGTGATGTGATGTAAACTAGGTAGCTCCCTTATATTGGTACCCTTTTcctcctcttttcttttcttgtaaaGCCTCTTTTCATGACAAACTAGCTATCACTGGTGCACTCTCGGGGAAGCGTGTGGAACCTTTGCGTATCAGTACAATAGTCATAGTTCATATATTCTCTTCTCACCCTGTCATATGCTTCTTGTTCCGTTGGGTTTAGTTGCCAATAGACCCTGTGGttccacaaatattttgtaGCATAACATTCCGAGACATTGGTCTTGGACTTGTCTAGTGAGCAGGCATTCATGTCAAACCCTTGGAAATAAGCTCTAAATGGTGCATGGTTATAGTCGATCTTTGTTTGGCCTCCATCAGTTGCCCAATCTGATCCATCCCATATGCTTGCATCTATTACCATCGGTCGCGTTAGATAGGGAACcttaatttttttgttgttcCTAAAAACCCTGATGGGGATATCGTCGATATAAAAGCTGCACGAGAAAGAATAGATTATGTTCAAGTACAAATAATGTTCTGATATGCATGTACAAATACATACGACTGGAGGGACATAATTCTTACACAACTTGATGATGGTTCCAAAGAATCTTGTAGTCATGAAAATCTGCTGTTGGGTCAAACCAAAGAAGTGTCCTTTGCTCTCTGAAGTTATCACCATTTGTAATCACATTTGTCTGCAATGTGATTGGCTTGCCTTCTCTATTACCCAAGAACTCAAAGTCTAGCTCATCCTGGTTACGATCACCCTCTGATCTTAGCTGTTACCAATAGTAAATTAATAGCATGAATTAAATTCCTCATATAACCATTTTGGGACTCTTAAGATTATTTTAAAGAGAGAGGAAAGAGGCATATTTGattaattaaagagaatggAACAATACTCACATAAAAAGCTAGGACAACTCCAGCACAATCCCTCACTGGTACCTTGATCCTCATATGAAACCACCCAGAACCGAACCATTGCTTGGATTGAAACCCAGCCCCTGCATTAATATATTGTTAGGtaattaattaaagaagaaaatctCAGGTCAAAAAAATTTTAAGAAACAATCAATGGAATATTGAGAATTAAACTTATTTTTTTGGGCTAATAGCTATAGCCTTTGACCGTCCTTGACCTAGTTAGTGGTAGTAGTACGTACTAGTGCATCGTGCAGGTTACGTATAGATCCCATATTCCCTAATGCTAACCCTGGCATGGCCATAGGGTTTACTTATTAACTTACGAGCTATACTAAAACTCTAAAAGAGATCGATTTAGCCATTTTTTTTCTGAACATGATCTACTTGTTATATTTTAGTACGTAATCAATGTTATTATCTTCATAGCCTGGTAGGCCTAGCTAACACAGTCCCGACCAGCTTCCATGGTTGATTGGTTGATAAGGCACCTATATATGTCATTTACATTAAACAGCAGAAATGATATTGAGCGATCGATCAAAGTGAGAATATACTGTAACATTAAGTTGATGATTTGAATCCTGCATGGAGAGATTATTGCTAgcaattgaacaaaaattagaaaaagaaaagaatgagGAAGATGATGATAACCCGTATATTGATCCAAGTAAATCTGCATCCCTGTCCCTCCATCCTGATACAAGGCATGATCAAAACCCCATATGACAT is a genomic window containing:
- the LOC133740402 gene encoding xyloglucan endotransglucosylase/hydrolase protein 2-like gives rise to the protein MAFSVEGFVVFFLFCGVMLANGDVGFDENYHVIWGFDHALYQDGGTGMQIYLDQYTGAGFQSKQWFGSGWFHMRIKVPVRDCAGVVLAFYLRSEGDRNQDELDFEFLGNREGKPITLQTNVITNGDNFREQRTLLWFDPTADFHDYKILWNHHQVVFYIDDIPIRVFRNNKKIKVPYLTRPMVIDASIWDGSDWATDGGQTKIDYNHAPFRAYFQGFDMNACSLDKSKTNVSECYATKYLWNHRVYWQLNPTEQEAYDRVRREYMNYDYCTDTQRFHTLPRECTSDS